From the Oncorhynchus gorbuscha isolate QuinsamMale2020 ecotype Even-year unplaced genomic scaffold, OgorEven_v1.0 Un_scaffold_6810, whole genome shotgun sequence genome, the window tgaggggagacaccagccccgacccatcacatcatctaatgaggggagacaccagccccgacccatcacatcatctaatgagggagacaccagccccgacccatcacatcatctaatgaggggagacaccagccccgacccatcacatcatctaatgaggagacaccagccccgacccatcacatcatctaatgagggagacaccagccccgacccatcacatcatctgagggagacaccagccccgacccatcacatcatctaatgagggagacaccagccccgacccatcacatcatctaatgaggggagacaccagccccgacccatcacatcatctaatgaggggagacaccagccccgacccatcacatcatctaatgagggagacaccagccccgacccatcacatcatctaatgaggggagacaccagccccgacccatcacatcatctaatgaggggagacaccagccccgacccatcacatcatctaatgaggggagacaccagccccgacccatcacatcatctaatgagggTAGACCCGTCAGGAGAATATTCCATCCCAATGATGATAACGAAACAATTATTTAAGCTTTGACCGATCCCCGAGGTTTGTAAGACAGCTTGGTTTAGTAATAATTAGGCAAAGACTCAGCTTCTGGATTCTTTATAACCCCCTCTACGTGTGTGTACACAGGTTTATCACTTTTCTACCAGCCTTGGCAGTTTCTCGCCATTCCTTGGAAGGATCCTCTTTCCTGTTGTCCTTTGTTCTCTCAACTCTCACACCACTACACAGCAACACAATGGTCTAGTCACACATTATGGAATTATGACTACTAACACATTTCATATAATTATATGATTTCAGGGTGGAATCCTTTAGTCATTACTTTAAATATATAAATTCCCTTATCAACACCTGCCCCAACCCATCTCATCATCTGACAGAGTAGACACCAGCCCTGACCATCACACCAGCCCTGACCATCACACCAGCCCTGACCATCACACCAGCCCTGACCATCACACCAGCCCTGACCATCACACCAGCCCTGACCATCACACCAGCCCTGACCATCACACCAGCCCTGACCATCACATTTGCCCCGACCCATCACACCAGCCCCATCACACCAGCCCCATCACACCAGCCCCATCACACCAGCCCCATCACACCAGCCCCATCACACCAGCCCCATCACACCAGCCCCATCACACCAGCCCCATCACACCAGCCCCGACCCGACCATCACACCAGCCCCATCACACCAGCCCCGACCATCACACCAGCCCCATCACACCAGCCCCGACCCATCACACCAGCCCAGCCCCGACCCATCACACCAGCCCCATCACACCAGCCCCATCACACCAGCCCCGACCCATCACATCACACCAGCCCAGCCCCGACCATCACACCAGCCCCTTCACACCAGCCCCATCACACCAGCCCCATCACACCAGCCCAGCCCCGACCATCACACCAGCCCCATCACACCAGCCCAGCCCCGACCATCACACCAGCCCAGCCCCGACCCATCGCACCAGCCCCGACCCATCGCACCAGCCCCGACCCATCGCACCAGCCCCATCGCACCAGCCCCATCGCACCAGCCCCACCTCACCACACCAGCCCCAACCCACCGCACCAGCCCCGACCCATCACATCTAATGTCTAATGTTTTTTTACCCCCTCCATTTTATTTGTACTTCCATGTCCTCTTATGTTCATCTGTGAAAGAGGCCGGGACTCTCACTGTGTCCTGTTTTGATTGACACCTCTAGGAGCCTACAGGTGCATGCGGAAACAGGCGTGCCTCACAGCCATTGgttggaggagcagagagggcaggAGGGGAGATGTGCTGGGGGGCCACTGAGTACCCAGACCCCTGTATCTTCTGGTTACATGCTGACATGGAGGGTAAGGaaccccctcccctttctcttttcCCCAAAGTGTCTCATATTGTTTTCTTAGCTCAGTAAAGTTACGTCCAGATGACTAGGACCCCAAAGTGCAAAATATGCTAAGATAAAGGGATTATCACTTGCATTGGGTTTTTGGATACGAACGCTAATAAGTTAGCATTTGTAGACCGTGGCCAAAATCATAGCTTGGGTTGCTTACAGGAAACCAACATGTTTGTCTAATTTGAATGAGCTACccttcccctgtctgtctttaGCCATAGATGAGCGCTTGGACAGTCGTGTGGATCAGATGCTGTTGACAGGCCTGATAGACGAGCTCAGAGATTTCCACCTGAGATTCAACCAGCAGAAGATTCAGGACCAGAGGTGGGTGTGGTCGTGTTGCCACGGGGTCAGATGACGCTGGGTCGTGTTGCCATGGGGTCGTGTTGCCACGGGGTCGGCTGGCGCTGGGTCGTGTTGCCATGGGGTCGTGTTGCCACGGGGTCGGCTGACGCTGGGTCGTGTTGCCATGGGGTCGTGTTGCCACGGGTCGGCTGACGCTGGGTCGTGTTGCCACGGGGTCGGCTGGCGCTGGGTCGTGTTGCCACGGGGTCGGCTGACGCTGGGTCGTGTTGCCACGGGGTCGGCTGACGCTGGGTCGTGTTGCCACGGGGTCGGCTGACGCTGGGTCGTGTTGCCACGGGGTCGGCTGACGCTGGGTCGTGTTGCCACGGGGTCGGCTGACGCTGGGTCGTGTTGCCACGGGGTCGGCTGACGCTGCGTAGGGCTGTTTCAGCCACTTATTGATTTGACCATTGATTGTGTGTCTTAGGTGTGGTCACGGGGAAATGACGGCATATTTCCTTAGGAtgctgctctactgctctacccactgactccctgctctacccactgactccctgctctacccactgactccctgctctacccactgactcctgctctacccactgactccctgctctacccactgactccctccttcagcaaccccccGCCACCTTGCTCTAaccactgactccctccttcaacccccaccttgctctatccactgactccctccttcagcaacccccccaccttgctctacccactgactccctccttcagcaaccccccaccttgctctacccactgactccctccttcagcaaccccccaccttgctctaaccactgactccctccttcaacccccccaccttgctctatccactgactccctccttcagcaacccccccaccttgctctacccactgactccctccttcagcaacccccccaccttgctctacccactgactccctccttcagcaaccccccaccttgctctacccactgactccctccttcagcaacccccccaccttgctctatccactgactccctccttcagcaaccccccaccttgctctatccactgactccctccttcagcaaccccccaccttgctctacccactgactccctccttcagcaacccccccaccttgctctacccactgactccctccttcagcaaccccccaccttgctctacccactgactccctccttcagcaaccccccaccttgctcttatccactgactccctccttcagcaaccccccaccttgctctacccactgactccctccttcagcaacccccaccttgctctacccACAATCCCCCTTCAGCAACcccccccacc encodes:
- the LOC124019085 gene encoding protein TRACHEARY ELEMENT DIFFERENTIATION-RELATED 7A-like; this translates as TPALTITPALTITPALTITPALTITPALTITPALTITPALTITPALTITFAPTHHTSPITPAPSHQPHHTSPITPAPSHQPHHTSPITPAPSHQPRPDHHTSPITPAPTITPAPSHQPRPITPAQPRPITPAPSHQPHHTSPDPSHHTSPAPTITPAPSHQPHHTSPITPAQPRPSHQPHHTSPAPTITPAQPRPIAPAPTHRTSPDPSHQPHRTSPIAPAPPHHTSPNPPHQPRPITSNV